The following proteins are encoded in a genomic region of Mycobacterium sp. 155:
- a CDS encoding phage protease encodes MALTFDDDQAAALLEALGLPADTADPQLVTDTAVDLAAQVETLDPAKPSTVAAAAKKAGLEVIDTATAEALRHDAAEGRRMAAAATQQRIEAAVDDAVRKGKITPARRKHWVTLITADPGMADVLASVPNETAAPMTEAGHSMNPDPGDNLADADVWVY; translated from the coding sequence ATGGCACTCACGTTTGACGACGACCAGGCCGCGGCACTGCTGGAAGCCCTCGGTCTCCCGGCAGATACCGCTGACCCTCAGCTCGTCACCGACACCGCAGTCGACTTGGCCGCACAGGTCGAGACCCTCGATCCAGCCAAGCCGTCCACCGTCGCTGCAGCGGCGAAGAAGGCCGGCCTTGAAGTCATCGATACCGCGACCGCTGAAGCGCTGCGCCACGACGCTGCGGAGGGCCGCAGGATGGCCGCCGCGGCCACACAGCAGCGCATTGAGGCAGCCGTCGATGACGCCGTCCGCAAGGGCAAGATCACCCCGGCTCGCCGCAAGCACTGGGTAACCCTGATCACTGCGGATCCCGGCATGGCCGACGTACTCGCCAGCGTGCCCAACGAGACCGCTGCACCGATGACCGAAGCTGGCCACAGCATGAACCCGGACCCCGGCGACAACCTCGCTGACGCCGACGTCTGGGTCTACTGA
- a CDS encoding lipoprotein LpqH: MNRVIAGAVGLAAVGAVVVGCSNDKPAASNNTTSAKVSTGGNTAVKVDGADLAGLDLNSVTCVKQGGQITVASGAVGGQQGLGLVMSDEATPKVQSLGLVYDGSALSVSDSMGVKVGSAEVKVDGSTYTISGEASGADLKNPMAGMITKPFTITVSCS, translated from the coding sequence ATCAACCGGGTGATCGCAGGCGCGGTGGGGCTGGCCGCCGTTGGTGCGGTGGTGGTGGGTTGCTCGAACGACAAGCCCGCCGCCTCGAACAACACGACCAGCGCGAAGGTCAGCACCGGCGGCAACACCGCGGTCAAGGTGGACGGCGCCGACTTGGCGGGACTCGACCTGAACTCGGTGACCTGCGTGAAGCAGGGCGGCCAGATCACCGTGGCCAGCGGCGCGGTCGGCGGCCAACAGGGCCTCGGTCTGGTGATGTCCGACGAGGCCACGCCCAAGGTGCAGTCCCTGGGCCTGGTGTACGACGGCAGCGCCCTGTCGGTCAGCGACAGCATGGGTGTCAAGGTCGGCTCGGCCGAGGTCAAGGTGGACGGCAGCACCTACACCATCAGCGGTGAGGCGTCGGGTGCGGACCTGAAGAACCCGATGGCCGGGATGATCACCAAGCCGTTCACCATCACCGTGAGCTGCAGCTGA
- a CDS encoding winged helix DNA-binding domain-containing protein, with product MRTFTSAERRARLARRHYLTRPAVSIADVTGAFVGLHATDPATPYLSLWARLPGFTVTDLGEQLYEQRTVVKHLAMRRTLWVVRTDDLPLVQSGASDRVADNERRRLIAAAQKAGVADDGSRWLDTACDAVVMHLREHGPTPAAELRAALPALHGSFNPAPGKTWGGETPLAPRVLTVLGVRGDIIRGPNDGAWTTSRPRWAMMADWLGAAGDGADPEIARAELVRTWLRTFGPATVTDIKWWFGNTLTWARHALRDLGAVEVDVSGVPGFVLPDDLDVEPEPEPWGALLPGLDVTTMGWFDRDWYLGGHRTEVFDSTGNAGPTAWWNGRVVGGWGQGSDGRVELHLLEEVGRDAARQLRRRADELTEWLAGVRIKPRFPSPISKR from the coding sequence GTGCGCACCTTCACGTCGGCCGAGCGGCGGGCGCGGCTGGCTCGACGCCACTATTTGACCCGTCCGGCTGTTTCGATCGCTGACGTCACCGGCGCTTTCGTCGGCCTGCACGCCACCGATCCCGCGACCCCATACCTGTCGTTGTGGGCGCGGCTGCCCGGTTTCACTGTCACCGATCTCGGCGAACAGCTGTATGAGCAGCGCACGGTGGTCAAGCATCTCGCGATGCGCCGCACGCTCTGGGTTGTCCGCACCGACGACCTGCCGCTGGTGCAGTCCGGCGCCAGTGACCGGGTGGCTGACAACGAGCGGCGCCGGCTGATCGCCGCCGCGCAGAAAGCCGGCGTGGCCGACGACGGCTCGCGATGGCTGGACACCGCGTGCGATGCGGTGGTGATGCACCTGCGCGAGCATGGGCCGACCCCTGCGGCTGAACTGCGCGCTGCGCTCCCCGCCCTGCACGGCAGCTTCAACCCAGCCCCGGGAAAGACCTGGGGTGGCGAAACACCCTTGGCACCAAGGGTTTTGACAGTGCTCGGGGTCCGCGGCGACATCATCCGAGGCCCCAACGACGGTGCCTGGACCACGTCGCGGCCCCGCTGGGCCATGATGGCGGACTGGCTCGGAGCGGCTGGCGACGGCGCTGATCCCGAGATCGCCAGGGCCGAGCTCGTGCGGACCTGGCTGCGCACGTTCGGACCGGCCACCGTCACCGACATCAAGTGGTGGTTCGGCAACACCTTGACCTGGGCCCGGCACGCATTGCGCGATCTCGGTGCGGTCGAGGTCGACGTAAGCGGCGTCCCCGGTTTCGTCCTGCCCGATGATCTCGACGTCGAGCCGGAGCCCGAGCCGTGGGGTGCGCTGCTGCCCGGCCTCGATGTCACGACGATGGGCTGGTTCGACCGCGACTGGTACCTCGGCGGGCACCGCACCGAGGTGTTCGACAGCACCGGCAATGCCGGGCCCACCGCGTGGTGGAACGGCCGTGTCGTGGGCGGTTGGGGTCAGGGGTCCGACGGCCGGGTGGAGCTGCACCTGCTCGAGGAGGTCGGGCGTGACGCCGCGCGGCAGCTGCGCCGGCGGGCCGACGAACTCACCGAGTGGCTGGCCGGGGTGCGGATCAAACCCCGCTTTCCGTCGCCGATATCTAAGCGCTGA
- a CDS encoding major capsid protein, translating to MPNALIPEVTGRRITVDYALKQPTSIRTQIAKLADAQILLPKFFRTHGEKIEGGGLLYNVIQASDFFTSDVEKRSPRSEYKVVEGVDPDPKLALVEDWGGKFQLGVEEITRNNVSYLDQQTTQLANTIARKLDVRAMADLDAAVTGANVVPGHDWSQLVTVGDPTTLTASSALPTADLSAAQLASDLQELGTVHDLLVLHPAQAADLRTAFADRLDAMLTSAGVKMFANPRIAEGTGWAIEAGKVGTVGFEFPLTVDTWEDKSTRSWWVQAYVVPAFAVDRPFAAKKLTGLGGA from the coding sequence ATGCCCAACGCACTCATTCCCGAAGTCACTGGCCGGCGCATCACCGTCGACTACGCACTCAAGCAGCCCACCAGCATCCGCACCCAGATCGCGAAGCTCGCCGACGCCCAGATCCTGTTGCCGAAATTCTTCCGCACACACGGCGAGAAGATCGAGGGCGGCGGCCTGCTCTACAACGTCATCCAGGCGTCGGACTTCTTCACCAGCGACGTCGAAAAGCGCAGCCCCAGAAGCGAATACAAGGTAGTCGAGGGAGTAGACCCCGATCCGAAGCTCGCGTTGGTCGAGGATTGGGGCGGCAAATTCCAACTGGGTGTCGAAGAGATCACCCGCAACAACGTCTCGTATCTCGATCAGCAGACGACGCAGCTCGCGAACACCATCGCCCGCAAGCTCGATGTCCGCGCGATGGCCGACCTCGATGCTGCGGTCACCGGCGCCAACGTCGTGCCCGGTCACGACTGGTCGCAGCTGGTCACGGTCGGCGACCCGACCACCCTGACCGCAAGCTCGGCCCTGCCGACCGCGGACCTGTCGGCAGCACAGCTGGCCTCGGATTTGCAGGAGCTCGGCACCGTGCATGACTTGCTGGTCCTGCATCCCGCGCAGGCAGCGGATCTGCGAACGGCTTTCGCCGATCGGTTGGATGCCATGCTGACCAGCGCCGGCGTCAAAATGTTCGCCAACCCGCGCATCGCTGAGGGCACCGGCTGGGCCATTGAAGCCGGCAAGGTGGGGACAGTCGGGTTCGAGTTCCCGCTGACCGTCGACACCTGGGAAGACAAGTCGACCCGCTCCTGGTGGGTGCAGGCCTACGTCGTGCCTGCGTTCGCCGTCGATCGTCCTTTCGCGGCTAAGAAGCTCACCGGATTGGGCGGAGCGTAA
- a CDS encoding capsid cement protein yields the protein MSTTIANPSVYDPGANITAQATAVVTARTFLAISGNRVSGGNLAVATATAAGRVCGVAGNDAANGGLVTVVRGNSRVVRVTTAGIIAAGAEVEVGAAGKAVTKTAGVAVGYAVTGAASGDDAEISLY from the coding sequence ATGTCCACCACCATCGCGAACCCCAGTGTCTACGACCCGGGCGCCAACATCACCGCTCAAGCCACCGCGGTCGTGACCGCGCGGACGTTCCTGGCGATCTCCGGCAACCGGGTGAGCGGCGGCAACCTTGCCGTGGCCACCGCCACCGCTGCGGGCCGGGTCTGCGGTGTGGCCGGCAACGACGCCGCCAACGGGGGTCTCGTCACGGTGGTCCGCGGTAACTCGCGCGTCGTCCGCGTCACCACCGCCGGCATCATCGCCGCCGGTGCTGAGGTCGAAGTCGGTGCCGCCGGAAAGGCAGTGACCAAGACCGCCGGTGTCGCGGTCGGGTACGCCGTCACCGGCGCCGCATCCGGTGATGACGCCGAAATCTCCCTATACTGA
- a CDS encoding tyrosine-type recombinase/integrase, giving the protein MTGSIRVVDDSDLTPASWYEGRKAVPDLLPALVVEWRIWQQGQSLSARTINERTAVVLRCAEWVECDPQTLRPDQISGYLAAGGDWSLNTRWTYYTSLAAWFRWLAKMEYRLDNPMEKVGRPKRPKGEPRPVSDDNIRRLLRSRMHRRTRAMLLLGAMQGLRAHEIAKVKGEHFDLIDRTMVVSGKGGFTATLPLHPMVVEIAFQMPRRGFWFPGVDHGHQRRESVCGTIKEAMIRAGVPGSAHCLRHWFGTALVRAGVDLRTVQVLMRHQDLSATAIYTKIADEQRAKGIQLLDPFGLATMDMEKAGAGSDATIDDLRRQAAELLAKVERMEKALDLKLVR; this is encoded by the coding sequence ATGACCGGCTCAATTCGCGTGGTAGACGATTCCGACCTCACGCCCGCCAGCTGGTACGAGGGCCGCAAGGCCGTACCCGATCTGCTTCCCGCGCTGGTGGTCGAGTGGCGAATCTGGCAGCAGGGCCAGTCGTTGTCGGCGCGCACGATCAACGAGCGCACCGCGGTGGTGCTGCGGTGCGCTGAGTGGGTCGAGTGCGACCCGCAGACCCTGCGGCCGGATCAGATATCCGGGTATCTGGCCGCCGGTGGCGATTGGTCGCTGAACACCCGCTGGACTTACTACACGTCGCTGGCGGCGTGGTTCCGCTGGCTGGCGAAGATGGAGTACCGCCTTGACAATCCGATGGAGAAAGTGGGCCGTCCGAAGCGGCCAAAGGGGGAGCCGCGGCCGGTGTCCGATGACAACATTCGGCGTCTGCTGCGGTCACGGATGCACCGAAGGACCCGGGCAATGCTTCTCCTGGGGGCCATGCAAGGGCTACGGGCCCATGAGATCGCCAAGGTGAAGGGTGAGCACTTCGACTTGATTGACCGGACGATGGTCGTGTCGGGCAAGGGTGGGTTCACCGCGACACTGCCGTTGCATCCGATGGTGGTCGAGATCGCCTTCCAGATGCCTCGCCGGGGCTTCTGGTTTCCTGGCGTGGACCACGGGCATCAGCGTCGGGAATCGGTGTGCGGCACGATCAAGGAAGCCATGATCCGTGCCGGCGTGCCCGGCTCAGCGCACTGCCTGCGGCATTGGTTTGGCACCGCCCTGGTGCGCGCCGGCGTGGATCTGCGTACGGTGCAGGTGCTGATGCGCCACCAGGATCTGTCTGCCACCGCGATCTATACCAAGATCGCCGATGAGCAGCGGGCGAAGGGAATCCAGCTGCTTGATCCGTTCGGCCTGGCCACCATGGACATGGAGAAGGCTGGCGCGGGCAGCGACGCGACGATTGATGATCTCCGGCGGCAGGCTGCGGAGTTGCTTGCCAAGGTCGAACGCATGGAAAAAGCACTCGACTTGAAACTCGTGCGGTGA
- a CDS encoding MBL fold metallo-hydrolase: MTPSSIAVSDTYTGHVEPHTAARRTVGGATIIKASVGPMDNNAYLVTSTKTGDTLLIDAANDADALLKLIKTNAPKLDLIVTSHQHFDHVQALAAIAKATGAPTAAHQLDAEALPVKPDRILTDGDTLTVGDLTLDVIHLRGHTPGSVALALKSSDGVTHLFTGDCLFPGGPGRTTNPVDFSSLMDDLEAKVFTKYGDETAIYPGHGDDTTIGVERPHIAEWRARGW; encoded by the coding sequence GTGACTCCTTCCAGCATCGCGGTCAGCGATACCTACACCGGCCACGTCGAGCCCCATACGGCAGCACGGCGCACGGTGGGCGGGGCGACGATCATCAAGGCGTCAGTGGGCCCGATGGACAACAACGCCTACCTGGTGACCAGCACGAAGACCGGAGACACGCTGCTCATCGATGCCGCCAACGACGCTGACGCCCTGCTGAAACTCATCAAGACCAATGCCCCCAAGCTGGACCTGATCGTCACCAGCCACCAACATTTCGACCACGTGCAGGCGCTGGCGGCAATCGCAAAGGCCACCGGCGCCCCGACCGCGGCGCATCAACTCGACGCGGAAGCACTGCCGGTGAAGCCTGACCGGATCCTGACCGACGGCGACACCCTCACGGTCGGTGACCTGACCCTCGATGTGATTCACCTGCGGGGACACACACCAGGCTCGGTCGCCCTCGCTCTCAAATCATCCGACGGCGTGACACATCTGTTCACCGGCGACTGCCTATTTCCGGGCGGTCCGGGACGGACAACAAACCCGGTCGATTTTAGCTCGCTGATGGACGACCTTGAGGCCAAGGTCTTCACCAAGTACGGGGACGAGACAGCCATCTACCCCGGCCACGGTGATGACACCACAATTGGCGTCGAACGTCCGCACATCGCCGAATGGCGTGCACGCGGATGGTGA
- a CDS encoding helix-turn-helix domain-containing protein: protein MITAPAGVLLTVDDAVYALAAFEALLTDRHASPRLERFINALRKSVARTAKTGDLTSVSGVDARNTGVPEHNEPNPCRVTAYDLLDTTEAAAILGITPNAVRDLARRGRLPARRAGSRWLYPAGPVVERAERRAARKRG, encoded by the coding sequence GTGATCACCGCGCCTGCCGGTGTGCTGCTAACCGTCGATGACGCCGTCTACGCGCTCGCGGCGTTCGAAGCGCTGCTGACGGATCGGCACGCGTCACCACGGCTGGAGCGGTTCATCAACGCGCTTCGGAAAAGTGTTGCGAGAACGGCGAAAACTGGCGATTTGACCAGTGTTTCTGGCGTCGACGCCAGAAACACTGGAGTTCCCGAGCACAACGAACCGAACCCGTGCAGGGTCACGGCTTATGACCTGCTCGACACCACCGAGGCCGCGGCCATCCTGGGCATCACGCCCAACGCCGTGCGTGACCTTGCGCGCCGGGGCCGGCTACCGGCTCGACGTGCCGGCTCACGGTGGCTATATCCGGCGGGTCCCGTTGTCGAGCGCGCTGAACGGCGGGCAGCCCGAAAGCGTGGCTGA
- the uvrA gene encoding excinuclease ABC subunit UvrA encodes MADRLIVKGAREHNLRGVDLDLPRDALIVFTGLSGSGKSSLAFDTIFAEGQRRYVESLSAYARQFLGQMDKPDVDFIEGLSPAVSIDQKSTNRNPRSTVGTITEVYDYLRLLYARAGTPHCPVCGERIARQTSQQIVDQVLAMDEGLRFQVLAPVVRTRKGEFVDLFDKLNTQGYSRVRVDGVVHPLTDPPKLKKQEKHDIEVVVDRLTVKATAKQRLTDSVETALNLADGIVVLEFVDREEDHPHREQRFSEKLACPNGHPLAVDDLEPRSFSFNSPYGACPECTGLGVRKEVDPDLVVPDPDLTLAEGAVAPWSIGQSAEYFTRMLSGLGDQLGFDVDTPWKKLPAKARKAILEGSDHQVHVRYKNRYGRTRSYYADFEGVMAFLQRRMEHTDSEQMKERYEGFMRDVPCPECNGTRLKPEILAVTLSAGDSGAKSIAQVAELSIADCADFLNALTLGQREQAIAGQVLKEIQSRLGFLLDVGLDYLSLSRAAATLSGGEAQRIRLATQIGSGLVGVLYVLDEPSIGLHQRDNRRLIDTLVRLRDLGNTLIVVEHDLDTIAHADWVVDIGPAAGEHGGRIVHSGTYDELLRNPESLTGAYLSGKESIEVPTIRRPTDKRRQITVVGARENNLKEIDVAFPLGVLTSVTGVSGSGKSTLVNDILASVLANKLNGARQVPGRHTRVNGLDQLDKLVRVDQSPIGRTPRSNPATYTGVFDKIRSLFAATTEAKVRGYQPGRFSFNVKGGRCEACSGDGTIKIEMNFLPDVYVPCEVCHGARYNRETLEVHYKGKTISEVLDMSIEEATEFFEPISSIHRYLKTLVDVGLGYVRLGQPAPTLSGGEAQRVKLAAELQKRSTGRTVYILDEPTTGLHFEDIRKLLKVINGLVDKGNTVIVIEHNLDVIKTSDWIVDMGPEGGAGGGTVVASGTPEDVAASPDSYTGRFLVELLDVPAAKPKRRKVSA; translated from the coding sequence GTGGCTGACCGCCTGATCGTGAAGGGTGCCCGCGAGCACAACCTGCGAGGAGTCGACCTCGATCTGCCGCGTGATGCGCTGATCGTGTTCACCGGATTGTCCGGGTCGGGCAAGTCCTCGCTGGCCTTCGACACCATCTTTGCCGAGGGGCAGCGTCGCTACGTCGAATCGCTGTCGGCGTACGCCCGCCAGTTCCTCGGGCAGATGGACAAGCCCGACGTCGACTTCATCGAGGGCCTTTCGCCTGCGGTGTCCATCGATCAGAAGTCCACCAACCGCAATCCGCGCTCCACGGTCGGCACCATCACCGAGGTGTACGACTACCTACGTCTGCTGTATGCCCGCGCCGGCACACCGCACTGCCCGGTGTGCGGTGAGCGCATCGCGCGGCAGACTTCGCAGCAGATCGTCGACCAGGTGCTCGCGATGGACGAGGGCTTGCGTTTCCAGGTGCTCGCCCCCGTCGTGCGCACTCGCAAGGGCGAGTTCGTCGACCTGTTCGACAAGCTCAACACGCAGGGCTACAGCCGGGTCCGGGTCGACGGCGTGGTACATCCGCTCACCGACCCGCCGAAGCTGAAAAAGCAGGAAAAGCACGATATCGAGGTGGTGGTCGACCGGCTCACGGTCAAGGCCACCGCCAAGCAGCGGCTCACCGATTCGGTGGAGACCGCGCTGAACCTGGCCGACGGCATCGTGGTGTTGGAGTTCGTCGACCGGGAGGAGGATCACCCACACCGCGAACAGCGCTTCTCCGAGAAACTGGCCTGCCCCAACGGCCACCCACTGGCCGTCGACGACCTGGAGCCGCGATCGTTCTCGTTCAACTCGCCCTACGGCGCGTGCCCGGAATGCACCGGCCTGGGCGTTCGCAAAGAGGTCGACCCCGATCTGGTGGTGCCGGATCCGGATCTGACGCTCGCCGAAGGTGCCGTAGCCCCATGGTCCATAGGTCAGAGCGCCGAGTACTTCACCCGCATGCTGTCCGGCCTGGGGGACCAGCTCGGCTTCGATGTCGACACCCCGTGGAAAAAGCTGCCGGCAAAAGCACGCAAGGCCATTCTGGAAGGCTCCGATCACCAGGTCCACGTTCGCTACAAGAACCGGTACGGGCGTACCAGATCGTACTACGCCGACTTCGAAGGCGTGATGGCGTTCCTGCAGCGCCGCATGGAGCACACCGACTCGGAGCAGATGAAAGAGCGCTACGAGGGTTTCATGCGCGACGTCCCGTGTCCGGAGTGCAACGGTACGCGGCTCAAGCCGGAGATTCTGGCGGTCACGCTGTCGGCGGGGGACTCCGGCGCGAAGTCCATCGCGCAGGTGGCCGAGCTGTCGATCGCCGACTGCGCGGATTTCCTCAACGCGTTGACGTTGGGGCAGCGCGAGCAGGCGATCGCGGGCCAGGTGCTCAAAGAGATCCAGTCGCGGCTGGGCTTCCTGCTCGACGTCGGTCTGGACTACCTGTCGCTGTCGCGCGCCGCGGCCACGCTGTCCGGCGGCGAGGCGCAACGCATCCGGCTGGCCACGCAGATCGGCTCGGGGCTGGTCGGGGTGCTCTATGTGCTCGACGAGCCGTCCATCGGGTTGCATCAGCGCGACAACCGCAGGCTCATCGACACCCTGGTGCGGCTGCGTGACCTCGGCAACACGCTCATCGTCGTCGAGCACGACCTCGACACCATCGCACACGCCGACTGGGTCGTCGACATCGGCCCGGCTGCCGGTGAGCACGGGGGCCGCATCGTGCACAGCGGTACCTACGACGAACTGCTGCGCAACCCCGAATCCCTTACCGGTGCTTACCTTTCCGGCAAGGAGAGCATCGAGGTGCCGACGATCCGGCGGCCCACCGACAAGCGCCGCCAGATCACCGTGGTGGGGGCCCGGGAGAACAACCTCAAAGAGATCGACGTGGCGTTCCCGCTCGGCGTGCTCACCTCGGTCACGGGGGTGTCCGGCTCCGGTAAATCGACGCTCGTCAACGACATCCTGGCCTCGGTGCTGGCCAACAAGCTCAACGGTGCGCGCCAGGTTCCGGGCCGGCACACCCGGGTCAACGGTCTCGATCAGCTCGACAAGCTGGTGCGTGTCGACCAATCACCGATCGGCCGGACGCCGCGGTCCAACCCAGCCACCTACACCGGCGTGTTCGACAAGATCCGGTCGCTGTTCGCGGCGACCACCGAGGCCAAAGTCCGTGGCTACCAGCCCGGCCGGTTCTCGTTCAATGTCAAGGGCGGCCGCTGCGAGGCGTGCTCGGGTGACGGCACCATCAAGATCGAGATGAACTTCCTGCCCGACGTGTATGTGCCGTGCGAGGTGTGCCACGGTGCCCGGTACAACCGGGAAACCCTCGAGGTGCACTACAAGGGCAAGACCATCTCCGAAGTGCTCGACATGTCCATCGAGGAGGCCACCGAGTTCTTCGAGCCGATCTCCTCGATCCACCGCTACCTCAAGACACTGGTCGATGTCGGCCTCGGTTATGTGCGGCTAGGCCAGCCGGCGCCGACGCTCTCGGGCGGTGAGGCGCAGCGCGTCAAGCTGGCCGCCGAACTGCAGAAGAGGTCCACCGGGCGGACGGTTTACATCCTCGACGAGCCCACCACGGGCCTGCATTTCGAAGACATCCGCAAGCTGCTCAAGGTGATCAACGGCCTTGTCGACAAAGGCAATACGGTGATCGTCATCGAGCACAACCTGGATGTCATCAAGACCTCCGACTGGATCGTCGACATGGGGCCCGAAGGTGGTGCCGGCGGCGGCACCGTCGTCGCGTCCGGGACACCCGAGGACGTGGCCGCCAGCCCAGACAGCTACACCGGCCGGTTCTTGGTCGAACTACTCGACGTGCCAGCGGCGAAACCCAAGCGTCGCAAGGTCAGCGCTTAG